The window TGATAATGTGCGTCGGGGGCAGTCCGTTGAGGTCGTTTCGCCAGAGCGGGCTGGCTTCCGGATGCCTGCGGTCGGTGTGCGATAGATACATCTCGTAGCCGGAGAGCAGGGTATCGCGGGTGATAATGTAATCGAGCCCATTACGGGTGTAGCTTTCAAAATGCGCCGTGGCGTCGAGCATCGGGTAGATGAGCATCAGCTGCGCGGGCAGCCACTGTTTCGCCGCTTTCAGACGTAACGCCGTGACCAGCGCCAGGTGCCCGCCTGCGCTGTCGCCGGCAAGCGTAATATGGTGACGATCGACGCCCAGTAGCCCGGCGTGCTTGCGGATGAGATTCGCCCCTTTTTCAGCGTCGTCATGCGCCGCAGGAAAAGTGTGCTCCGGCGCAAGACGGTACTGTACGGCAATGACCCGACAGCCGCTGGCGTAAGCCAGCTGCCGCAGTTGGTTATCGTGCGTGGCGAACCCTCCACTGATAAAACAACCGCCGTGATAGTAAATGACGCAGGGAAGCGTGCCGGAAGCATTGCGTGGCGACACCACGCGAAACGTCATGCCTTCCAGTTCAATATCGTTAACATCAACGCGGTTTTCTGTCCCGCCGGCAAGCGCTGTGCTGGCGATGTATCCCGCCCTCCGCTCATCAATAGTCAGATGACGAACAGAGGGACGTCCAGCCGCGATAAAGTCTTCTACCTGTTGTGCAATATCCTTTTCCAGCGCCATTTTTTCATCCTTATATCTGTATGTATATGGGTCTTCCCCGATCATGGTGGGAGGATCAGAACGTCATATCCAGCTTCCCGTAATGGAACATCACCCCCAGTTTAAATCGCTCCCGGTTTCGATAGCCTCTGGCCTTTATCCTCAGCAGCCTTATTTTGCTGTTCAGCGCTTCGGCATTACCATTTGAGACGCTGTACCGCATGGCGTTAAGTATTCCATATAGCCTTTTCGTGATGGCTCCTGCCATATTTCTCATTACCGGCACATCGCAACTTCTCGCCAATGCTATCCACTGCAACCAGTCTGCACGTCGTTTGTCACTCCAGGGGCGGTTCCAGATATCTTTCGCCAGCTCTTTCAGTGTCCAGCACTGGCTGGTCAGTTGCATTTGTTCTCTCAGCCATGCCAGTTTTTCCTGCCGTGGCTCTGTCATCCATTTGTCACTGTATTGCCACAGGAAGCGGGTTCCTTTTGCCTGACGACGGCTGTCCACTGGAAGTCGGGGATGTTCGTTCTGCCGTGTCTTATCAACGATTTCCCCCAGCTGTTTTGCCACATGGAAGCGGTCAAAGGCTATTTTCTCTACGGCGCCCGGAAGATGGATGCGTGCCGCTCTGATATATCCGGCATTCATATCCATTGAGAACGTTTTGACTGCCTGCAGCTGGCTGTCGGTGAGGGTGCGAAGATAGCTGGCAAGACTTTCCGTACCCCGATCATCCGTTAATGCCAGCGCTCGTCCCTTACGATCTGATATCACTGTGATGTACCGGTGCCCTTTTTTGAACGCAACTTC is drawn from Citrobacter rodentium NBRC 105723 = DSM 16636 and contains these coding sequences:
- a CDS encoding alpha/beta hydrolase, producing the protein MALEKDIAQQVEDFIAAGRPSVRHLTIDERRAGYIASTALAGGTENRVDVNDIELEGMTFRVVSPRNASGTLPCVIYYHGGCFISGGFATHDNQLRQLAYASGCRVIAVQYRLAPEHTFPAAHDDAEKGANLIRKHAGLLGVDRHHITLAGDSAGGHLALVTALRLKAAKQWLPAQLMLIYPMLDATAHFESYTRNGLDYIITRDTLLSGYEMYLSHTDRRHPEASPLWRNDLNGLPPTHIISAEFDPLRDEDEELYERLTAQGVDCTCQRYFGVIHGFFQLGGISHAARSAMQDIAWRVGGGLPQSAALATE
- a CDS encoding ISL3 family transposase, with product MDEKSLYAHILNLSAPWQVESLSLDENAGSVTVVVGIAKNSLLICPTCGQQCHVHDHRHRKWRHLDTCQFMTVVEANVPRVMCPDHGCQTLPVPWAGAGSRYTLLFESFVLSWLKISTVDAVRKQLKLSWNAVDGIMTRAVKRGLARIKKPLSARHMNVDEVAFKKGHRYITVISDRKGRALALTDDRGTESLASYLRTLTDSQLQAVKTFSMDMNAGYIRAARIHLPGAVEKIAFDRFHVAKQLGEIVDKTRQNEHPRLPVDSRRQAKGTRFLWQYSDKWMTEPRQEKLAWLREQMQLTSQCWTLKELAKDIWNRPWSDKRRADWLQWIALARSCDVPVMRNMAGAITKRLYGILNAMRYSVSNGNAEALNSKIRLLRIKARGYRNRERFKLGVMFHYGKLDMTF